The following are encoded together in the Deltaproteobacteria bacterium genome:
- a CDS encoding ATP-dependent 6-phosphofructokinase, which produces MIRRIGILTGGGDAPGLNGIIESCSRSLIQAGYQVFGIQDGFEGVYAQKYFQITKEQILGIHSESGTLLGTSNKSTTRGQEEQFLNCYRKLNLEGLIVAGGDGTFQALKAFENQIPIIGVPKTIDNDLSGTEMTFGFDTACSVVADSVDSLRHTALAHKRIILVETMGRTAGWMALGGGLASYSDVILIPERPFQKQALKNFILEQQKSRRGLMITVSEGAFAMGESAKVAFRVEASPQKDRFGGISEELARWLEVETGWESRHVILGHLQRSHAPTTTDRFLTLSMGVEAANMVFEQAWKQAVVYRKGQVTRAPISDLMKEPRLVPTEHEWIQKAKSLGIFI; this is translated from the coding sequence ATGATAAGACGTATTGGGATACTTACAGGTGGTGGTGATGCTCCTGGCTTAAATGGAATCATTGAGTCCTGCTCTCGAAGTTTAATCCAAGCAGGCTATCAAGTCTTTGGAATTCAAGATGGCTTTGAGGGGGTCTATGCGCAAAAATACTTTCAAATTACTAAAGAACAAATTCTTGGAATCCATTCTGAATCAGGAACTTTATTAGGAACTTCAAACAAATCAACAACGCGCGGGCAAGAAGAACAATTTTTAAACTGTTATAGGAAATTAAATTTGGAGGGTCTCATTGTTGCCGGGGGTGATGGGACATTTCAAGCACTGAAAGCTTTTGAAAATCAAATTCCAATAATTGGCGTTCCCAAAACGATAGACAACGATCTTTCTGGAACAGAAATGACCTTTGGTTTTGATACCGCTTGCTCCGTTGTCGCAGATTCTGTGGACTCACTAAGGCATACCGCTTTGGCACACAAACGAATTATTTTAGTTGAAACCATGGGCCGCACTGCCGGCTGGATGGCCCTTGGTGGAGGGCTTGCCAGTTACTCTGATGTCATTTTAATTCCCGAGAGACCCTTTCAAAAACAAGCTCTCAAGAATTTTATTTTAGAACAGCAAAAATCTCGCAGAGGACTTATGATCACGGTCTCTGAAGGCGCCTTTGCGATGGGAGAGTCTGCAAAAGTAGCCTTCAGAGTAGAAGCCTCTCCTCAAAAAGATAGATTTGGTGGCATTTCAGAAGAGCTCGCTCGTTGGCTTGAAGTCGAAACGGGTTGGGAATCTAGACATGTTATTTTAGGTCATCTTCAACGCTCACATGCTCCGACAACGACAGATCGTTTTTTAACTTTAAGCATGGGCGTAGAGGCTGCGAATATGGTTTTTGAACAAGCTTGGAAACAAGCTGTTGTTTATAGAAAAGGTCAAGTCACCCGCGCCCCCATCAGCGATCTGATGAAGGAACCTCGACTTGTACCTACAGAACATGAGTGGATTCAAAAAGCTAAATCTCTAGGAATTTTTATTTAA
- a CDS encoding aspartate kinase, whose protein sequence is MNIVTTTQITSTQKLITIKKFGGATVSSPAKIKAVAQRIKKDSLHGESLVIVVSAMGKTTNNLIELANQVSSRPSQREMDMLLSVGERISMSLLSMALLDQGLEAISFTGSQAGILTNSSHVDAKIIGVKPSRVLEELNKNKIVILAGFQGVSPLSKEITTLGRGGSDTSAVAIAASLQATQCEILKEVPAIYTADPHVVPNAIPLQKLHYEELMEMTFWGAKVLHYRSAELAARKNVKLYIGSAEISSSQGTWINSFKNKELQMIFQSDTHQFETPKILAINSFRDILRIKLKEESFHENLTRLKNEFQNKEIIFPQILSIQSEHLITITAPAETLEQIKKETFSFSILDEQLSCVTLTCTGLLNFELQEKIYSQLKNEHVPIVSSFCSSLSLVLILEKTHLEKSIQSLHNLI, encoded by the coding sequence ATGAATATCGTTACGACAACTCAAATTACCTCAACCCAAAAACTGATCACGATAAAAAAGTTTGGCGGAGCTACGGTTTCTTCACCTGCTAAAATCAAAGCCGTTGCTCAAAGGATCAAGAAAGACTCTCTCCATGGGGAATCTTTAGTTATCGTGGTATCAGCCATGGGAAAGACCACGAATAATCTTATTGAATTGGCCAACCAAGTGTCTAGTCGACCCAGCCAAAGAGAAATGGATATGTTACTTTCAGTCGGGGAAAGAATTTCCATGTCCTTGCTATCGATGGCCCTCCTTGATCAAGGACTTGAAGCTATTAGTTTTACTGGGAGTCAAGCTGGAATTTTGACAAACAGTTCACACGTGGATGCTAAAATTATTGGGGTCAAGCCCTCACGTGTCCTTGAAGAATTAAATAAAAACAAAATTGTTATCCTTGCTGGATTTCAAGGAGTGAGTCCATTATCAAAAGAAATTACCACCCTTGGCCGCGGTGGAAGCGATACCTCTGCCGTTGCTATCGCCGCGTCTTTGCAAGCCACACAATGTGAAATTTTAAAAGAAGTCCCCGCTATCTACACTGCTGATCCTCATGTGGTACCCAATGCCATTCCCTTGCAGAAACTCCACTACGAAGAGCTTATGGAAATGACTTTTTGGGGGGCCAAAGTACTTCACTACCGCTCTGCTGAATTAGCCGCTCGAAAAAATGTAAAACTTTACATTGGCTCTGCAGAAATATCTTCATCGCAAGGTACCTGGATCAACTCTTTCAAAAATAAGGAATTACAAATGATCTTTCAATCTGACACTCATCAATTCGAAACACCAAAAATATTAGCGATTAACTCTTTCAGGGATATTTTAAGAATAAAACTTAAGGAAGAATCTTTCCACGAGAACTTAACAAGGTTAAAAAATGAATTTCAAAACAAAGAAATTATTTTTCCACAAATTTTAAGTATCCAGTCAGAACATTTGATCACGATCACCGCTCCGGCAGAAACTTTGGAACAAATCAAAAAAGAAACTTTTTCATTTTCAATTTTAGACGAACAGCTTTCCTGCGTAACTCTTACCTGCACTGGACTGCTAAATTTTGAGTTACAAGAAAAAATATATTCTCAACTTAAAAATGAACATGTCCCGATAGTCAGTTCCTTCTGTAGCTCGCTAAGCCTCGTCCTTATCCTAGAAAAAACTCATCTTGAGAAATCCATTCAATCACTCCATAACTTAATTTAA
- a CDS encoding sigma-70 family RNA polymerase sigma factor — protein MKPLNWNQLVQDLSPALYRYFGASFPLSLAEECVQETLIRLVQKIDNGDYDASRGSIRMYMYGIAHFVKLETKRNHSNLFLHGHDGEFVHQENSDLHQNLEQKQNLQALRTAIQQLSEIQQEVLHLYLDEELTLEAIGTLLNLPSGTVKSHIFRAKENLKELLAKYMEETK, from the coding sequence ATGAAGCCATTAAATTGGAACCAATTGGTCCAGGATCTTTCTCCTGCCTTATATCGTTACTTTGGTGCGAGCTTTCCTTTGAGCCTGGCAGAGGAGTGTGTGCAAGAAACGCTTATTCGGCTTGTTCAAAAGATCGACAATGGCGACTACGATGCTTCTCGAGGAAGTATACGTATGTATATGTATGGCATTGCCCACTTTGTAAAGCTCGAAACAAAGAGGAATCATTCAAATCTTTTCTTGCATGGTCATGATGGTGAGTTCGTTCATCAAGAGAATTCAGATTTACATCAGAATCTTGAACAAAAACAAAACCTGCAAGCCCTTCGGACAGCTATCCAACAGTTAAGTGAAATTCAGCAAGAAGTCTTGCACTTGTATCTTGATGAGGAGCTGACATTAGAAGCAATAGGAACCTTGTTGAATCTCCCTTCTGGGACAGTGAAAAGTCATATTTTTAGAGCAAAAGAAAACCTTAAAGAGTTACTTGCAAAATACATGGAGGAGACCAAATGA